The Deinococcus sp. Marseille-Q6407 DNA window CAGCCTTTGCTCGCCAACTTGAGCAGGGTGGTGCTGTAGAAATCAACCTTCCTGGACAGCCTGCGCTACCTGCTTCACCCGTATTGGTGGAGTTGCTCAAAGCTAGCCTCAAAGAATTTCAGGAAGGCAATGGGGTCACCCTCCTTACCAGCAAGCGTGAACTGAGTGCTCAGGAAGCGGCGGAGCTGCTAGGGGTCAGTCGGCCTTATCTAATTACCCATCTGCTGGAGACCGGTGTTATCCCTTACCGCAAGGTAGGCA harbors:
- a CDS encoding helix-turn-helix domain-containing protein → MTASTFSPQLEEHQLLAAFARQLEQGGAVEINLPGQPALPASPVLVELLKASLKEFQEGNGVTLLTSKRELSAQEAAELLGVSRPYLITHLLETGVIPYRKVGTHRRIALSDIQAFQAEQDRQHALLDDIVADEQAAGMY